The DNA window AATCAGGCACGCTGGCTCGCCTGTTGAGAGGATTATCTGAAGAGTGAAGGGTAAGCACAAGCAGAGCTCAGCGCCCTGCTGGCAGTGACACTTGTGTTGGCAGCAGACAGCGGGGTGTCAGCATAAAGCCAATGGAACTGGTCAGTGGATGGGATGAAAAGTGCCATGCAGGCAGAGTTAGGTTTAGATGAGAGCTCAGCAGCACGAGAAACTCGGTCTCAATATTCTGATACAAACCGAGGTGTAAATGCCACTACAGAAAGTCTGGTGAGGAACTCTATTACATGTGTAATTTCAGTCTAAAAAGTGCTTGTGGCAGGTAGTAGGTGGGGAAGAACTGGGAATAGTGAGGAAAAATGTTACTGTTGTGTAAAATGCTTTATCTGGACAATATTAAATAGTAGAAGTTCTCTTTTAAGAAAGTATTGAATAATTGGAGTAGTGTCAGAGATggatgaaaaatgagaaatacgAGGTATGCGCATGGAAAGAGTCTAAAAATGTGGAATCTGTTTGAGGGGTAAAAATTAGTAAGAGAATGATGCCTATGTAAATATTTGTGCATGTACATGTATGATGAATCCAGAACATCTGTTGTCACTGTTTTATAACACAAGGAGATGCTGAGTGAGATTCTTACCaagctttcttttaaaagtatgttGAAGTCAGTTACTGGGCATTCAAATGCATGCATTCATAATAAAATGGAGAGTAATTCTGTGTTCTTCCCTAACAATTGCTTGAAGTTAGGTTTGAAAATGTAGTTCTGATTTAAAAGCATGTAGCCTGAAGCCTTCAACTGTAACTACTCCACAAGTAAATGAGGATATCTTCactttctgtttaaattttttttttccagtacagACATTCCTGAAGATGTGTGGCTCAAACTGCTTCCAACTGTCTGAACATTTGTTATTTAACTGATGAAGCTTTCCTACCATTTGCTTTCCTCCTGAAGCCTTCATCTATCAAAGGATCAGAATTGGGTACTATGGtaagacattttttaaagttgaaaTAAAATCCTGAAGTGCAATGTGCCaatttgctttggttttatcTCTTTATTCAATAATAAGACACCACAGCAAATATAAAACCTAATGGTGTACAAAGCCAGGAGAGGAAGCTTTGAACTAGCTAACCAACCAAGAAACATCTTTCCATGTGTTGTCTGTTCACACTTGTGCTTATTCTTCAAACTGAAGAATAAGAATCATGTGAATCATTTCATAAGATCTTGTGTCTAGATGTATGTGTATAACTCATCACAATGTTGTACAGAAATGTTATGCAGCTCTCTTCTAGATACTGCATCTTCTTTCAAATGCATTTGGGTTTAATGTCAGTTTAAAttccagtatttaaaatacttgtggAGCTTTGTGGAAGCACAGAAGTTTTGATTTTTGGagaataaaaatcagtaaaaatagGAAGAGGAAACCCTGTAAATAACAAGTCAGAAGGAAATATAACTGAAActccaagcagaaaaaaaaacttgtttgcTAGATGATGCAAGCATACTGTATTTGGAAACTGATATTTGTTCTTGATCTCAACAACTGTAGCAGTTTTGAATAACCAAGTGGTACTTTACAAATTTCAGGAATCAAGACCAGCTAAAACATGAGAAGATATATTCAAGATGATCCAGCCAGAAGATTTTTCACTTcatagaaatattatttttgtttaatatgtAATATAATTAGATAAAGCCAAATTCAGTTACCTTTCTTGAAATTAGAACGTGCCTGTGGCCTTCATCAGAAATGTTTCtaacattttcaagaaaaaatatgtcCCAGAAACTGAGTATGTTTTTACTAGTCTTTGGAATAATTTGGGGTTTGATGTTGCTACGCTACACTTTTCAGTATCCAAGACGCCAAAGCAGTGCTGAGTTGCGTGGACAGATATTAGATCTCAGTAAAAGATATGTCAAAGCactggcagaagaaaacaaaaacctgatGAATGGTGGTGGTGGAGCCTCTATGTCAGGATACggtaagaggaaaaaagccataCTAGTTACTTGaatatattctttttctgaaaattgtaaagttatacattttctttttttaaaagtagtatatgctcttcagcagaaaaaaacttttctgtaTTAACTGGTTTGATTTTAGTTTATTCAATGAAGTTGAAGATTAAGATGAGTTGCAAAATCAAGCTTCATACATGACATTTTTgctttccaggttttttttttagatctcTTCAGGTACATGAATCCAGTTACTTACAGAAGTAGCAGcacatttgtctttttctgaatCTTCAGCTATTGAAGAATAAGCACGTGCTTGATACCGGGACAAAGTTTTATATAAAGTCACTTCAACATTCCAGATACTTCTAGTACCTAATTTCTAActtcctgcttttatttcttgaatcttcttctccttaaaaaagcaatgaaaaagcAAGATACTAGTTGAGTTTGCAGTCTGGAGACTGCAAGGCAATTATGATTTTTGCAGAATCCCTCCTTGTTTTAGAAGTAGCCATAAGAGACAACGCCCCTTGTCTTGTGAGCTATAATACTTGGTGCATCATATCACTGATTAGCCTGTCTTGTGAATATGTACCTGATAAATAGGTTGCCAGTATTTACTATCTTCTGAAATATTGAAAAGGTAACTAatattgcttattttttaaaatagtatctCAAAAGATGTATAGTAATGAACTTTGATCCCCTTAAAATTTCCTTAAATGGCTCTGCCT is part of the Vidua chalybeata isolate OUT-0048 chromosome 1, bVidCha1 merged haplotype, whole genome shotgun sequence genome and encodes:
- the CCDC126 gene encoding coiled-coil domain-containing protein 126; this encodes MFLTFSRKNMSQKLSMFLLVFGIIWGLMLLRYTFQYPRRQSSAELRGQILDLSKRYVKALAEENKNLMNGGGGASMSGYADLKRTIAVLLDDILQRLVKLENKVDYIVVNGSATNTTNGTNHQVPVTSNKRVKPASNIR